GGTACTGCTCAAAGCCGTCCCACTGCATCAAGCTCTACCACTGCTCCCTCATCTACTTAAAGTGATGCCTTATTCCTTTTGATTGCTAGAgatttatataaatttcaCCAATCAGTGTGATTTTAATATGTCTAAGTGCTCCTGGTTTTTGAGTTCTTTACTATTAACGAGTAGTTTCTATTTCACCcaagtaaattttgaatgttcATACCGTTTACCTCTTTCTCTAAAAACTTGTTTGAGATAATTCcgtttatttatttttgctcACTACTCCTCTATTTCAGTTATCTTTGTTTGGGGGGTCTCCTCAGACTTTAGTTTAGCTTTTTTCAaggaaattgaaatatGGATATATGTTGTTTATCCAAAAACTCTTTGAGTATTAAAAGATTAAGAGGTAAAAATAATAcgttttattgaattttgtAGCACAATAAACACATGTATAGCAGCGCACTCTTGAAATCTAGCAAGTTATTAGTTTACATTGGATAAAATACCAGtttcaattgaatttatGTGATGTTAATGCGTTTTGTTTCTTAGCATCTGCGCAAAGTAACGTAGCGCTGTGTTATGGTTCACTGGGAAACACCAACAAAGTGCTCGATGTTTTTCTGATTATCGTAATTATTTTGAACGATGTTTGATCAGTTGGAGTTTTATCCTGCTGTCAACTATGAGGATAATGAAACTCAAAATGATATAAAAGTAAGCTTAGATAAATGTTTTTACAAGGGCTTACCCAATTAGCTACCCGAAGTCGCCAAACTTGAAAATATCGAAACAGTGCATTCCATTTCTAAGGAAAGACGCGACTCTTTAAcggaaattttaaatgattCTTCAAGCTTACCGGCACGTCCGTTTTCTCTGCCTAATCCCAATAATTCAACCGTAGAAAAGCAGTCGTTATTTccatttgaagaaaagatgAACCCCATATGGATAATTTCTAGACCTACTTTCTCTATTGAGCAAGACgcggaaaaaaaaattaatgaactTCAAACGTTTACAAACATTATTGATCAGATATTGGGTCAGACTAATAACATTGAGTCAACATTGTTAtcaatgaaagaaaagtttgaaaGTTCTGAAAAAAAGCTGAGTGAATTCTCTGAAATGTGTGAGAACCTTAGTACAGATGAGGTATTAGGAGCGTGCTGCATACCACTTATCATTACTAACACCTTGAACAGATGCGGTTTTCCGAAATAGCCGATGGCATAAGAAAAGgattaacaatttttgcTCCTTTGAAAGAGCTTACTCGAGTTTTTCGGCATCCACCTCCTGACTTTGCTGGCAAAGTTTCCTTTAAAGAGCACATTACTCAATTAAATACTTGCATCATGTTCcttgaagaaaatgtacGAAATTccatgttttttattttagctGACTTTTTAGTTGGATTTTCAAGAAAGTCCGCATTACCTTGGTCAATACAAGAAACTGCTATCTCAAGCGATGGATATATTTAAACCGTATTTTATACGGATAATTAAACAAACTACTGATCAAGTGCTAAAggattccaaaaaaatggtAGGCATATACTTTTGGgcgtttttgttttcccCAATCATTAACAACTATTTAGGATGTTCACAAACAGCTTCATAGTTCACTCTTCTACGCCCGATTTAGTGCTGTAGGTCATAACCTTTGCCCCACTATCACTGAATTATGTAAATTATGCTCTAAAGAAAGTTTAGATGCTTTTCTTCCTGCTTTTTATGATGTCTATTTTCAATGCCGCACGCGGCTTCTGAAACCTGTACTGGATTAtcatttgaaaagtttttttatggAGAAATCCATTTCAAGCTATGTATGTTTAACGAAACATATATAATTAACTAATGATACCGTAGATCCAAAAATCACTTGCTCTTTTACAacttactttttttgatgaaaataaGTTATTCCGTGAAATTCTTATCATGGATGATTTTCGATTTATGCATTATTGGAATAATCTTTGTCaaagcttttttgaaaatagtcgttcattaattttgcaTGAAAAAAACCTTACCGAACTTTGCGAGGTGTGTTCTTATATCCAATCATTTCAAAACGCCATTTTAGAAGGGGAAAGGGAGGACGTTGATAAAAAGGTCGTTGAATTTCTTAATCCTCTTGTACTTGAGTTGCAAGAGCGTCTTTTATTTGTGGTACAAACTGCCATTGAAACCGATATTCAACGATATTCCCCTACGgaagaagatttaaatCCTATTGCAGATGACAAAAGTTTGCTCTTCGACTTAGAAAAGTTACGCTTGAataatgatgaagaaaagctAGACCCCGATGTTCCACAAAAACTTGCTATGGCTCAAGGCTGGTATCCGGTAGTacaaaaatctttaattattttgtcGAAAATCTATCGATTGGTGAATGTACGTGTTTCATTTAGACTTTATCCATTAACAGTTTTTAGTCTCAAGTATTTGACGAGATAGCCCTTGAACTCGTGCACTCCTGCATTCGTTCCTTGGTAGATGCGTACCGCTATTTTAGCCGGAACAATGATAAGCAGTTAGCAAGGCTTTTTctaatcaaaaattttttggttttaaaaGACCAGTTGAACTCATTCGATATACATTATGCTTGTATTGAAGCTGGCGTTGATCTGCGAAAAGTATGGGATAGTGTTCGTGAATGGCGTTCTAACTTGAGAGGCGTCTTACAACTTGTTTACGAAACGTTTCCtaaatttattacaaaTGCCGTAGATACCAGGCAGGAACTTAACCAGCAGTTACGTGTAGCAGTAAATGGGTATATCGAAACTGCAGTTATACATTACACGGAATGCTTAAGTATCGGAAACCTCGAAAGCATAACCGAGTTTCAAAATCGAATTCAAAAGTTTCCTGAGTTGAGACAGCAAATCTCACTCTACCTTTCAGAAACGTGGATCATCGAACTGTTTTTGCAGGCTATTCGAGAAGAAGTTGTCagtaaatttcaaaatttttacgaATCAATAGTTGCAAATGAAGATATTACAGGAAGTGACCACAATAAGAGTGGAACAACTTCGTTAAAGCATTTAAATGAATACGTTGAAGATATTTACTCCGTTATGAGTTGAATATTTAATACGTTGATGACCCGACtagattttgaaaacatatttcatacttattttttgcatagTTTAATCaagttgaagaaatttaccgttttaaaaatcgtttcaaaattataaatgTATTTCTATTTGACATTTTGTATGCTGtgcatttaatttttttttttatttataaaccACTGGTAAGTATCGgtatataaaaacaatttcttttcttcttcgtAAATATAgtgaaaattcaattggGGATTATATAGTATTGTCGATATTAGACCGAGCAACTTCTTGTCATATTTAACAAAtgtaaatatattatattatgATATGCAAAACCTGAGTATTGCAAAGTCTGTGGGTTCGAACTCTGTAGGTCGGataatatatatgtatatatataatggATGTCAATAATCACACGGTCTTTAACCTGCAACAACCATGTCTTCTACTTTCGAGCAAGCTGCCGCTGACgttaaagaattaaagGAAACTCCTAACAGTgatgaattattaaaggtatttttttcttaaccCCCTTTTTTTGTAGCTTAGCTTACTAATTTGTTGTACTAGCTTTACGCATTATTTAAGCAAGCCACTGTTGGTGATAACAACACTGAAAAGCCAGGTCTCTTAGATCTTAAGGGGAAATTCAAATGGAATGCTTGGGAAGAACTTAAGGGAAAATCGAAAGAAGACGCTGCTTCTGAGTATATCTCTTTCGTTGATGAGCTTAAGACCAAGTATGGAATGAAGTAACGCTTTTGCCTGTGAACAGTAGTTCTTTCGATGATTATTAGACCTTACACTCGTAAATTCTTGGAATTACGACAAACGATTAATTACTGTATGTGAAGCATTTGTTAGTTTACAAATGTTCAGCCCTATTTAATCAAAGATACCAATGATCATATTGTTTATACCTCTAATGTTTATCATTCATTCCTTTATCATTTCGAAAATATGCCAAGTAGACAGAAAAATTCCAGTGTGAATGAGATAGAAAGAATCATGTATGCTTACTCTTACATATCTAAAAATGTGAGTATCCTATTGTAAGCTGTAGCAtccaaatcttttttaaaccatAAAACTAGTATAACAATTCAACATGGGTTATTCACATAGCTTACGCAAAGATGTCAAAGACTCGCATAGGGTACAATCGTGAAGTTCGAAATTTACATAAAAGTTCTTTATGGCTTATTCATATCCACGACGCATCTTATGCACTTTCCTTCGTGCATATGGTCGAAAGCTTTGTTTATGTTCTTAAGTGGTTCTTCATTAGTGATATATTCATCCACTTTGAAGTGGCCTTGCATGTACTCATCAACAAAGTTCGGCAATTCAGAACGCCCTTTAACTCCTCCAAAAGCTGAACCCAACACTTGACGACCAGTTACTACAAGGAATGGACGAAAATCAAGGGTTTTACCAGCTGCGGCGACGCCTATAACACACAGTTTACCCCAACCTTTGTGGCAGAATTGAAGTTCCTGCTGCATGACAGTGACATTTCCAGTGCAATCAAATGCATAGTCAACACCACCATCAGTCACATCAATAACATACTGTACGAGGTCTTTAACTTTAGAAGAATCGATAAAGTCAGTAGCACCAAATTTCTTGGCATATACTTCCTTATCTGCATTGATATCAATAGCAATGATTCTCGAAGCACCAGCTGCAACCGCACCCTGCATTGCAGCGAGACCTACGCATCCACATCCAACAACAGCTACCGTTGAACCAGACTCAACCTTAGCAGAGTGTGTCACAGCACCAAATCCAGTTGTGACACCGCAGCCCAACAAGCAAATACTGCGAAGAGGTGCGGAGTGTGAAATAGCCACAAGCGAGATATCAGCTACAACTGTGTATTGACTAAAGCTAGAACATCCCATGTAATGAAGCAACGTTTTATCGCGACAGGAAAAGCGACTAGTACCGTCAGGCATTAAACCTCGACCTTGTGTTTCACGAATTTTGGAGCACAAATTAGTTTTACCACTACGACAGAATTTACACTCTTTACATTCCGGAGTATATAGCAAAATAACATGGTCTCCAGGACGCACGTTGATAACCCCTTCGCCAATGCTTTCCACAATACCAGCACCCTCATGACCAAGAACAATAGGGAATGCGCCTTCTGGATCTACACCAGACAGCGTGTAAGCATCTGTGTGACAAACAGCACTCCAATCGACTTTCACACGAACCTCATGAGCTTTTGGAGGGGCAACCTGAATACTGTAGTATCACCTCCCATTCTGCCCGTTGATGAGCAGAAGAGAAGTCAAAAGTTAGTAATAAAATTCAAGTAtaaattcttttccttttgtcATCATTATACTTACTCCTCTATAGATAAAGGTTCCTTTGCACCCCAAGCTACGGCTGCCTAAAACGAATGTTATTAGTACacagaaagaaaaaataaaagataattATCCATATACTCATGGATGAACAATAATATCAAAAGTAAACCTTTGGTGGACTTACAGCACCAATATCATTTACACTTTAGACAATGATTTacgttttctttttcatacCTTGCAAGTGATCGTTTTACCTTCGAAAGACATGTTTCATTAAAGACTATCTCAGAATGTGTATTTGGTAGAAAGACTGTTACAGTTTTAACATTTAGGTCTACTTACTTATTACATATGCTTACTACTAGATAGGTCGCGACTCGGATGAAAATTGTCGATCATCGTCGATCTTGTATCTCAATAGTCACTTGCTAGATAGAGAGATATacatacaaaaataaagaatcaatattaaaaagtacaatttaaaatacaGTGCTAGCATAGAAACATATGTTACGAAAACATTAGTTTGTTTATAATTCAATACTTGAAGCCTTCTTCTACTAAATGTTATTTTATatgattgttttttatttttatttttttttgaaaaatactttaaatAATGAGGCTTCAAATCATTAACATACACTGTTAAAGTTGAGTAATATAAATCTGCGTTATTAGGCAAGGGAATGAGAATGTTTCTATTCAATAAACTTGATGGAAATTCCAAAAGTTAATcgataaaaataatattcttaatatttaatttattattcgTACATGGGATTTACGATATAGTACAAGACCATGGGCTTCCATATAATTCAGTTACGCAGCTCGTTAATTTACATTATGTATCAGCTCGgcttaattaaatatttcagACAGAGAGAGTTGATATCAGCTGCACCTACGTTTAGTGCTAGCCGTCTTTTAAAGTACGAAGAAAGCCCTGTATCTGGGTTCAATATAAATTCTACttctttggtttttttggtctattctttcttttggtTATCTTCTTCTGGGATTATTTGATACCATGGGCAATTCACTATTTAAGGGGTTTTCAAAGCCATTTAGTCGGTTGTTTTCTAACAAGGAAATGCGTATCTTAATGCTAGGTCTGGATGCAGCTGGAAAAACGagtatgttttttattcgGATGGATTTTTACAGTCTTCATTCCGTATAATCGTGCTTAACTTGGTGTTTTAATAATGGTAACtcttttattaacattttagCTATCTTATACAAATTAAAACTCAATCAAAGGTAAAGAGCACTAAACAGCATTCTTCGATTGTGTCAAGGTATCGTATGCGCTGCTTCTGTATTAGCATAGTAGATATAGATTTCATTACGAAGACTGTTGGTTAATTAATCAGTGAAGTCTACTGTCGCGCATTATCTTGAGTTGCAATTATGCTTCCgtaaatgaaattgatttttcttgtGTTCATTAACTAACAGCCAGTGTTGTCACCATTCCCACTGTGGGTTTTAACGTCGAAACAGTCACTTACAAAAACATCAAGTTTAACGTTTGGGtatatttataatcaaTCTTGGGTCGAGCATGTTCTAACGTTGATTTGTTTGTAGGATGTTGGAGGTCAAGATAAAATACGACCTTTATGGCGGCATTATTTTACTGGAACCAAAggattaatttttgttgttgACTCTGCCGACAGCAATCGTATATCAGAAGCTCGTCAAGAATTGCATCGCATTATTTCAGATCGTGAAATGCGGGACTGTCTTCTTTTGGTGTTGGCTAATAAACAGGATTTGCCTGGAGGTAAGGTTGCGAATCCGAATAACTTATGCTAACACTATGGTAGCTCTTTCACCTGCTCAAATTACCGATGTTTTGCAGCTAGACAAATTGAAGGATCGTTTATGGAACGTTCAGCCAACATGTGCTCTTACAGGAGACGGGCTGTTGGAGGGTCTGGCTTGGCTAAGTCAAAACGCAaagttaaaataatttgctTCTTTGATTTGTTAATACATGGTGTTTATTTCGTTCGTTATCCCAAGAATTGCAAATAATTACATCGATCAGCTTCCGTTCTATCCCTTTATCGTTGCTTAATTAAATCTGTACA
This region of Schizosaccharomyces pombe strain 972h- genome assembly, chromosome: II genomic DNA includes:
- the cog3 gene encoding COG complex subunit Cog3; the protein is MFDQLEFYPAVNYEDNETQNDIKLPEVAKLENIETVHSISKERRDSLTEILNDSSSLPARPFSLPNPNNSTVEKQSLFPFEEKMNPIWIISRPTFSIEQDAEKKINELQTFTNIIDQILGQTNNIESTLLSMKEKFESSEKKLSEFSEMCENLSTDEMRFSEIADGIRKGLTIFAPLKELTRVFRHPPPDFAGKVSFKEHITQLNTCIMFLEENLDFQESPHYLGQYKKLLSQAMDIFKPYFIRIIKQTTDQVLKDSKKMDVHKQLHSSLFYARFSAVGHNLCPTITELCKLCSKESLDAFLPAFYDVYFQCRTRLLKPVLDYHLKSFFMEKSISSYIQKSLALLQLTFFDENKLFREILIMDDFRFMHYWNNLCQSFFENSRSLILHEKNLTELCEVCSYIQSFQNAILEGEREDVDKKVVEFLNPLVLELQERLLFVVQTAIETDIQRYSPTEEDLNPIADDKSLLFDLEKLRLNNDEEKLDPDVPQKLAMAQGWYPVVQKSLIILSKIYRLVNSQVFDEIALELVHSCIRSLVDAYRYFSRNNDKQLARLFLIKNFLVLKDQLNSFDIHYACIEAGVDLRKVWDSVREWRSNLRGVLQLVYETFPKFITNAVDTRQELNQQLRVAVNGYIETAVIHYTECLSIGNLESITEFQNRIQKFPELRQQISLYLSETWIIELFLQAIREEVVSKFQNFYESIVANEDITGSDHNKSGTTSLKHLNEYVEDIYSVMS
- the acb1 gene encoding acyl-coenzyme A binding protein, producing MSSTFEQAAADVKELKETPNSDELLKLYALFKQATVGDNNTEKPGLLDLKGKFKWNAWEELKGKSKEDAASEYISFVDELKTKYGMK
- the fmd1 gene encoding glutathione-dependent formaldehyde dehydrogenase, with protein sequence MSFEGKTITCKAAVAWGAKEPLSIEDIQVAPPKAHEVRVKVDWSAVCHTDAYTLSGVDPEGAFPIVLGHEGAGIVESIGEGVINVRPGDHVILLYTPECKECKFCRSGKTNLCSKIRETQGRGLMPDGTSRFSCRDKTLLHYMGCSSFSQYTVVADISLVAISHSAPLRSICLLGCGVTTGFGAVTHSAKVESGSTVAVVGCGCVGLAAMQGAVAAGASRIIAIDINADKEVYAKKFGATDFIDSSKVKDLVQYVIDVTDGGVDYAFDCTGNVTVMQQELQFCHKGWGKLCVIGVAAAGKTLDFRPFLVVTGRQVLGSAFGGVKGRSELPNFVDEYMQGHFKVDEYITNEEPLKNINKAFDHMHEGKCIRCVVDMNKP
- the arf6 gene encoding ADP-ribosylation factor-like protein Arf6 → MGNSLFKGFSKPFSRLFSNKEMRILMLGLDAAGKTTILYKLKLNQSVVTIPTVGFNVETVTYKNIKFNVWDVGGQDKIRPLWRHYFTGTKGLIFVVDSADSNRISEARQELHRIISDREMRDCLLLVLANKQDLPGALSPAQITDVLQLDKLKDRLWNVQPTCALTGDGLLEGLAWLSQNAKLK